In Candidatus Acidiferrales bacterium, a genomic segment contains:
- a CDS encoding hydrolase: MAASDLPSKPAPWRLDGNSSLLLVVDMQEKLVPAIHRKEEIVSNICLLLRLASILDLPVMLTTQYQRGLGATIPEIASLASGLEPVDKVEFGCFGNDLFCRRLKDRFPRANTILLTGIESHICVAQTALGALEQGYLVHVASDAVGSRSESNWQVGLRRMERAGALLSSTEMMLYELLGQSGTAEFKAILPFLKS, translated from the coding sequence ATGGCGGCATCTGACCTTCCTTCGAAACCGGCTCCCTGGCGACTGGATGGCAACTCATCCTTGCTTCTTGTTGTGGATATGCAGGAGAAGCTCGTGCCCGCCATTCACCGCAAAGAAGAGATCGTGTCCAACATATGCCTGCTTCTGCGCCTCGCCTCGATCCTCGACCTCCCGGTCATGCTCACCACTCAATACCAGAGAGGCCTGGGAGCAACCATCCCGGAGATTGCCTCGCTGGCCTCGGGGCTCGAGCCGGTGGACAAAGTCGAATTCGGTTGCTTTGGAAACGACCTCTTCTGCCGGCGACTGAAGGACCGCTTTCCTCGCGCCAACACGATCCTGCTCACGGGCATCGAAAGCCACATCTGCGTGGCCCAGACGGCGCTCGGCGCCCTCGAGCAGGGTTATCTGGTGCACGTTGCATCCGATGCGGTGGGGTCTCGTTCGGAGTCGAACTGGCAGGTGGGCCTACGCCGCATGGAACGCGCCGGGGCGCTGCTCAGCTCAACCGAGATGATGCTCTACGAATTGCTGGGGCAGAGCGGCACGGCCGAGTTCAAAGCCATTCTACCGTTCCTGAAGAGCTAG